In Drosophila nasuta strain 15112-1781.00 chromosome 4, ASM2355853v1, whole genome shotgun sequence, a single genomic region encodes these proteins:
- the LOC132794954 gene encoding uncharacterized protein LOC132794954 isoform X1, translating to MTARHYQHSQSFSARRGVPLRMYSDNANNFIGTNNLLKELQMEFSKQQEKLQLFASELGMEWHFIPPRVPHFGGLWEAAVISVASPRPANGQSVVRAHLADVVAILNSRPLTPLSSDPNDGEALTQGSVPDRPNKELTYLRRWQMLSTLRQRFWLAWSKDYIHNLQIHTKWKSPQPGLEVGCLVLVHEDNTLPQRWITGRVAGVTRGTDGQIRVAEIRTGTGKFKRPIHKLARLPVI from the exons ATGACAGCCCGGCACTACCAACACTCACAGAG CTTCAGCGCAAGGCGTGGCGTTCCACTTCGGATGTATTCGGACAACGCCAACAACTTCATCGGGACAAACAACCTACTCAAGGAGCTACAGATGGAGTTCTCgaagcagcaggagaaacTGCAGTTGTTCGCGTCGGAGCTGGGGATGGAATGGCACTTCATCCCTCCTCGAGTCCCACATTTCGGAGGGCTGTGGGAGGCCGCGGTGATATCCGTAGCATCTCCTCGTCCGGCAAATGGCCAAAGCGTGGTCAGAGCTCATCTGGCAGATGTCGTGGCCATTCTCAACTCGCGACCTCTCACTCCACTCAGCTCCGATCCCAACGATGGCGAGGCTCTAACGCAAGGATCCGTGCCAGACAGGCCCAACAAAGAGCTGACGTATTTGCGAAGGTGGCAAATGTTATCCACGCTCAGACAGCGGTTTTGGCTCGCGTGGTCGAAGGACTACATCCACAACCTCCAAATCCACACCAAATGGAAGTCTCCACAGCCCGGCTTGGAGGTCGGATGCCTCGTCCTGGTTCACGAGGACAACACGCTACCTCAGCGGTGGATAACTGGAAGGGTCGCAGGCGTAACCCGAGGAACAGACGGCCAAATACGGGTGGCCGAAATTAGAACGGGCACTGGGAAATTCAAGCGCCCAATCCACAAATTAGCACGGTTGCCAGTAATTTGA
- the LOC132794954 gene encoding uncharacterized protein LOC132794954 isoform X2, which translates to MYSDNANNFIGTNNLLKELQMEFSKQQEKLQLFASELGMEWHFIPPRVPHFGGLWEAAVISVASPRPANGQSVVRAHLADVVAILNSRPLTPLSSDPNDGEALTQGSVPDRPNKELTYLRRWQMLSTLRQRFWLAWSKDYIHNLQIHTKWKSPQPGLEVGCLVLVHEDNTLPQRWITGRVAGVTRGTDGQIRVAEIRTGTGKFKRPIHKLARLPVI; encoded by the coding sequence ATGTATTCGGACAACGCCAACAACTTCATCGGGACAAACAACCTACTCAAGGAGCTACAGATGGAGTTCTCgaagcagcaggagaaacTGCAGTTGTTCGCGTCGGAGCTGGGGATGGAATGGCACTTCATCCCTCCTCGAGTCCCACATTTCGGAGGGCTGTGGGAGGCCGCGGTGATATCCGTAGCATCTCCTCGTCCGGCAAATGGCCAAAGCGTGGTCAGAGCTCATCTGGCAGATGTCGTGGCCATTCTCAACTCGCGACCTCTCACTCCACTCAGCTCCGATCCCAACGATGGCGAGGCTCTAACGCAAGGATCCGTGCCAGACAGGCCCAACAAAGAGCTGACGTATTTGCGAAGGTGGCAAATGTTATCCACGCTCAGACAGCGGTTTTGGCTCGCGTGGTCGAAGGACTACATCCACAACCTCCAAATCCACACCAAATGGAAGTCTCCACAGCCCGGCTTGGAGGTCGGATGCCTCGTCCTGGTTCACGAGGACAACACGCTACCTCAGCGGTGGATAACTGGAAGGGTCGCAGGCGTAACCCGAGGAACAGACGGCCAAATACGGGTGGCCGAAATTAGAACGGGCACTGGGAAATTCAAGCGCCCAATCCACAAATTAGCACGGTTGCCAGTAATTTGA
- the LOC132794939 gene encoding uncharacterized protein LOC132794939: MAEANRSDGTKLPAAFPFSRNLGLQSLAVLCFLCAGLQNFPEITKLTVTSESPLTFLVASLKGWRTWHKSRHIFSSSTESISSELRRVRLLKITNATSSASATNEFSISKHEFHRVFTF, translated from the exons atggcAGAAGCTAATCGTTCAGATGGAACCAAACTACCAGCCGCATTTCCATTCTCTCGCAACCTTGGGCTGCAGAGTCTCGCAGTTCTATGCTTCTTATGTGCAGGTCTACAAAACTTTCCG gAAATCACTAAGCTAACGGTCACATCAGAGTCTCCGCTCACATTTTTAGTGGCTTCTTTAAAAGGTTGGAGAACATGGCACAAATCGCGACATATATTCAGCTCCTCCACTGAGAGCATTTCTAGTGAGTTACGGAGGGTTCGTCTActcaaaataacaaatgcaactTCGTCAGCTAGCGCAACGAACGAGTTTAGCATATCCAAGCACGAGTTCCATCGAGTATTCACGTTTTGA
- the LOC132794881 gene encoding small ribosomal subunit protein eS1 produces the protein MAVGKNKGLSKGGKKGGKKKVVDPFSRKDWYDVKAPNMFQTRQIGKTLVNRTQGQRIASDYLKGRVFEVSLADLQKDIDPERSFRKFRLIAEDVQDRNVLCNFHGMDLTTDKYRSMVKKWQTLIEAIVEAKTIDGYLLRVFCIGFTSKDQQSQRKTCYAQQSQVRKIRGRMTDIINNEVSSADLKQLVNKLALDSIAKDIEKSCQRIYPLHDVYIRKVKVLKKPRFDVSKLLELHGDGGGKTSEAVVSAEGAVIDRPEGYEPPVQEAV, from the exons ATGGCGGTCGGTAAAAATAAGGGTCTCTCGAAAGGTGGAAAGAAAGGTGGTAAAAAGAAGGTGGTGGATCCATTCTCTCGCAAAGATTGGTACGATGTTAAGGCTCCAAACATGTTCCAAACCAGGCAGATTGGTAAAACCTTGGTTAATCGTACGCAAGGACAACGCATTGCTTCTGACTATTTGAAAGGTCGCGTTTTTGAAGTCTCGTTGGCCGACTTGCAAAAAGATATTGATCCCGAGAGATCTTTTCGCAAGTTCCGTCTCATCGCTGAAGATGTGCAGGACCGCAATGTGCTGTGTAATTTCCATGGCATGGATTTAACTACAGACAAGTACAG ATCGATGGTCAAGAAATGGCAAACCCTCATCGAGGCTATCGTTGAGGCCAAGACCATCGATGGATATCTATTGCGCGTGTTTTGCATAGGCTTCACTTCCAAGGATCAGCAGTCCCAGCGCAAGACGTGCTATGCCCAACAATCGCAGGTCCGTAAGATTCGCGGTCGTATGACGGACATTATCAACAATGAAGTCAGCAGTGCCGATCTTAAGCAACTGGTTAATAAGCTAGCACTCGACTCGATCGCCAAGGATATAGAGAAGAGCTGTCAGCGCATTTATCCCTTGCATGATGTGTATATCCGTAAGGTCAAAGTGCTCAAGAAGCCCCGCTTCGATGTGTCTAAACTGCTGGAGCTGCATGGCGACGGTGGTGGCAAGACATCTGAAGCTGTAGTATCCGCTGAGGGAGCCGTCATTGATCGTCCAGAAGGTTATGAGCCACCTGTGCAAGAGGCCGTTTAA